One window of the Thermasporomyces composti genome contains the following:
- a CDS encoding HAD-IA family hydrolase, with product MTTNDVTTHPSTSLTVAAVLFDLDGTLVDSTQALVRAWTRWALHYGITREQLTAVVGHGLTSEAIIAALLPPDQVPAAQRHIEELEASDVDGVTALPGARELLAALPTDRWAVVTSGTRAVASARLRAAGLSCSCLVTADDVRRGKPDPEPYLVGAAQLGVPPERCLVVEDAPAGLAAARAAGMRSVGVTTHHSPVELDADVVIDTLERLQVQVDDDVLTVTVRPAP from the coding sequence GTGACGACGAACGATGTGACGACCCATCCTTCCACGAGTCTCACCGTCGCGGCCGTCCTGTTCGACCTGGACGGCACCCTGGTCGACTCCACGCAAGCCCTCGTGCGGGCGTGGACCCGGTGGGCGCTCCACTACGGAATCACCCGCGAGCAGCTCACCGCTGTTGTCGGTCACGGGCTCACCTCCGAGGCGATCATCGCGGCCCTCCTGCCACCCGACCAGGTGCCAGCCGCGCAGCGACACATCGAGGAGCTCGAGGCCAGCGACGTCGACGGGGTCACGGCGCTCCCGGGCGCACGAGAGCTCCTCGCGGCTCTGCCGACCGACCGGTGGGCCGTCGTCACGTCTGGGACACGTGCCGTGGCGAGCGCACGGCTGCGGGCCGCCGGCCTCAGCTGCTCATGCCTCGTGACCGCGGACGACGTGCGCCGAGGCAAACCCGACCCCGAGCCGTACCTGGTCGGTGCCGCCCAGCTCGGCGTCCCACCCGAGCGGTGCCTGGTGGTGGAGGACGCCCCCGCCGGTCTCGCCGCCGCCCGCGCCGCCGGGATGCGGTCGGTGGGGGTCACGACCCACCACAGCCCCGTCGAGCTCGACGCCGACGTGGTAATCGACACCCTCGAGCGACTCCAGGTCCAGGTCGACGACGACGTTCTCACCGTCACGGTCAGGCCCGCGCCCTAG
- a CDS encoding glycoside hydrolase family 15 protein encodes MSGSAIADYALLSDRHTAALVNREGSVDWLCFPRFDSPSIFGRLLDEDAGHWRIGPADDAHVTRRYVDQTMVLQTIFRTHDGVLVLSDALLTGADDGGHRLGVDVPHVLAREVRCTEGAVLVRVEYDPRPEYGLVSPRLSWSDGGIASQGGSARMVLTTPVRLEPGPRGLHGEVLLTAGDTLRFGLHWSSLDRSQPRVWSQRELAARLGGTVLAWRSWSSLHQAYDGPARDLVHHSGRVLQALSFQPTGAIVAAPTTSLPEWPGGERTWDYRYSWVRDASLTLQALWVAACPDEARQFFDFLTAAASSSGRDRGLQIMFGVGGERDLSERELPHLSGWRDSRPVRVGNGAWNQRQLDVYGAILAAVRRLADQLHALDESTRKFLRGCADAAAEQWTEKDHGIWEIRGEPRHFLHSKVMCWSALDCALGLTGLLRPDSTTLDRWRRVRDQIRRAVLRDGWNADVGAFTQSFGSDELDASVLTMPITGIVSADDPRMLATIDAIEERLTDDRGLVYRYRAGVDGLSGGEGSFVLCTFWLAHALALAGRVQRAGEVFERAAALGNDVGLFAEQAHPVTGEALGNFPQAFSHIGLVDAAWALHQAANLADHTAGR; translated from the coding sequence ATGAGCGGATCAGCGATCGCGGACTACGCGCTCCTCTCTGACCGGCACACCGCGGCTCTGGTCAACCGGGAGGGCTCGGTCGACTGGCTCTGCTTCCCGAGGTTCGACAGCCCGTCCATCTTCGGTCGGCTCCTCGACGAGGACGCCGGGCACTGGCGGATCGGACCCGCGGACGACGCGCACGTCACGCGTCGATACGTCGACCAGACCATGGTCCTGCAGACCATCTTCCGAACCCATGACGGTGTGCTGGTTCTCTCCGACGCCCTCCTCACCGGAGCGGACGACGGCGGTCACCGGCTCGGCGTGGACGTCCCGCACGTGCTCGCCCGTGAGGTGCGCTGCACGGAGGGCGCGGTGCTTGTACGGGTGGAGTACGACCCGCGTCCTGAGTACGGGCTGGTCTCGCCGCGACTGTCCTGGAGCGACGGTGGCATCGCCAGCCAGGGCGGCAGCGCCCGCATGGTGCTCACCACACCCGTCCGGCTCGAGCCGGGACCGCGAGGACTCCACGGCGAGGTGTTGCTCACCGCTGGCGACACCCTGCGCTTCGGTCTCCACTGGTCGAGCCTTGACCGTTCCCAGCCGCGCGTCTGGTCCCAGCGGGAGCTCGCCGCGCGGCTCGGCGGCACGGTGTTGGCCTGGCGCTCCTGGTCGAGCCTGCATCAGGCCTACGACGGTCCGGCCCGGGACCTGGTCCACCACAGCGGACGGGTGCTCCAAGCCTTGTCGTTCCAGCCCACTGGGGCGATCGTGGCGGCGCCCACGACGTCGCTGCCGGAATGGCCGGGCGGGGAACGCACCTGGGATTACCGGTACTCCTGGGTGCGGGACGCCTCGCTGACCTTGCAGGCGCTCTGGGTGGCGGCGTGTCCAGATGAGGCGCGTCAGTTCTTCGACTTCCTCACCGCCGCCGCGTCCTCGTCCGGTCGGGACCGTGGTCTGCAGATCATGTTCGGGGTCGGCGGAGAGCGGGACCTCTCCGAGCGCGAGCTCCCCCACCTGTCGGGATGGCGTGACAGCAGACCGGTGCGGGTCGGCAACGGGGCGTGGAACCAACGCCAGCTCGACGTCTACGGCGCGATCCTCGCGGCGGTCCGTCGGCTCGCCGACCAGCTTCATGCTCTCGACGAGAGCACCCGAAAGTTCCTCCGTGGCTGTGCGGACGCGGCGGCCGAGCAGTGGACCGAGAAGGACCACGGGATCTGGGAGATCCGCGGGGAGCCCCGCCACTTCCTGCACTCGAAGGTGATGTGCTGGTCCGCGTTGGACTGCGCGCTCGGGCTCACCGGTCTGTTGCGGCCGGACAGCACGACCCTCGACCGATGGCGGCGGGTACGGGACCAGATTCGGCGGGCGGTGCTGCGGGATGGCTGGAACGCCGACGTGGGGGCCTTCACCCAGTCCTTCGGCTCCGATGAGCTGGACGCCTCGGTGCTGACGATGCCTATCACGGGGATCGTGTCGGCCGACGACCCACGGATGCTCGCCACGATCGACGCGATCGAGGAGCGGCTCACCGACGACCGGGGACTGGTGTACCGCTACCGTGCTGGCGTCGATGGTCTGTCGGGGGGCGAGGGCAGCTTCGTGTTGTGCACGTTCTGGCTGGCCCACGCCCTCGCGCTCGCGGGGCGAGTTCAGCGGGCCGGTGAGGTCTTCGAGCGCGCGGCGGCGCTCGGGAACGACGTCGGGCTCTTCGCCGAGCAGGCCCACCCCGTCACCGGTGAGGCCTTGGGCAACTTTCCACAAGCGTTCAGTCACATCGGTCTGGTCGACGCGGCGTGGGCGCTCCACCAGGCCGCCAACCTCGCCGATCACACCGCGGGGAGGTGA
- a CDS encoding phosphotransferase family protein codes for MTIRPGPEVLRCVGLPADADLEPAGGATGAQWKVCVDGATYALRLSRSKKEMARQVAAMTAARSVGLPVPEVLQCASTASHEVMLCTWLPGTPIYELLPARPNDAYHFGHLMGVAQRALHQAPAPAALPAVKPPVLEDGSSPAELVGRSAVLHMDFHPYNVLVDDHGVSGIVDWVNAGAGHPLLDLARTHALLIVEPELQKFGPDVRRIVATLAEGWADGYGEAARSIPPICHAWAGAAMLAERAPRYAHDPAILDELRAWTEQWRQRAVRRPADRGPR; via the coding sequence ATGACGATCAGGCCTGGGCCCGAGGTGCTGCGCTGTGTCGGCCTCCCAGCGGACGCCGACCTCGAGCCGGCTGGCGGTGCCACGGGAGCCCAATGGAAGGTCTGTGTGGACGGCGCGACGTACGCCTTGCGCCTGAGCAGGTCGAAGAAGGAGATGGCTCGCCAGGTCGCCGCGATGACGGCCGCTCGATCCGTGGGCCTTCCCGTGCCGGAGGTCCTCCAATGTGCGAGCACCGCGAGTCATGAGGTGATGCTGTGCACCTGGCTTCCCGGCACGCCCATCTACGAGCTGCTGCCGGCGCGCCCGAATGATGCCTACCACTTCGGCCACCTCATGGGTGTCGCGCAGCGAGCGCTGCACCAGGCACCCGCGCCGGCTGCCCTCCCGGCGGTGAAGCCACCCGTGCTGGAGGACGGCTCGTCCCCTGCCGAGCTCGTCGGCCGCAGCGCGGTGCTGCACATGGACTTCCACCCCTACAACGTCCTCGTGGACGATCACGGCGTCAGCGGCATCGTGGACTGGGTGAACGCCGGAGCGGGCCACCCGCTCTTGGACCTCGCCCGCACCCACGCCCTCCTCATCGTCGAACCCGAGCTGCAAAAGTTCGGCCCGGACGTCCGGCGGATCGTCGCCACGCTCGCCGAGGGGTGGGCCGACGGATATGGCGAGGCCGCGCGCAGTATCCCGCCGATCTGTCACGCGTGGGCAGGCGCGGCCATGCTCGCGGAGCGGGCCCCCCGGTACGCGCACGATCCCGCGATCTTGGACGAGCTGCGCGCATGGACCGAGCAGTGGCGCCAACGCGCGGTGCGGCGGCCCGCCGATCGTGGACCGCGTTGA
- the hisF gene encoding imidazole glycerol phosphate synthase subunit HisF — MRDSLAVRVIPCLDVDAGRVVKGVNFANLRDAGDPVELATVYGAEGADELTFLDVSASVEGRETTYDVVRRTAEQVFIPLTVGGGVRTVDDVDRMLRAGADKVSVNTAAIARPELVSEIAQRFGSQVLVLSLDVRRADCTPSGFEVTTHGGQRGTGIDAIEWAARGAELGAGEILLNSMDADGTKAGYDLELIRAVRAAVDIPLVASGGAGKVEDFPPAVEAGADAVLAASVFHFGHLRIGDVKDALRAAGYAVR; from the coding sequence ATGCGGGACAGTTTGGCTGTGCGGGTGATCCCCTGCCTCGACGTCGACGCTGGGCGAGTCGTGAAGGGTGTCAACTTCGCCAACCTCCGGGACGCCGGGGACCCCGTCGAGCTCGCGACCGTGTACGGCGCTGAGGGAGCCGACGAGCTGACCTTCCTCGATGTCTCCGCCTCAGTGGAAGGCCGGGAGACCACCTACGACGTGGTGCGTCGAACGGCCGAGCAAGTGTTCATCCCGCTCACCGTCGGTGGCGGGGTCCGCACGGTCGATGACGTGGACCGGATGCTGCGTGCGGGTGCGGACAAGGTGAGCGTGAACACGGCGGCGATCGCTCGTCCGGAGCTCGTCTCGGAGATCGCCCAGCGCTTCGGCTCGCAGGTCCTGGTCCTGTCCCTCGATGTCCGTCGCGCCGACTGCACGCCGTCCGGTTTCGAGGTCACCACCCACGGCGGCCAGCGCGGCACCGGCATCGACGCGATCGAGTGGGCGGCTCGAGGCGCGGAGCTGGGCGCCGGCGAGATCCTGCTCAACTCCATGGACGCTGACGGCACCAAGGCCGGATACGACCTGGAGCTGATCCGCGCCGTTCGTGCCGCCGTCGACATCCCCCTGGTCGCCAGTGGTGGGGCCGGCAAGGTCGAGGACTTCCCGCCAGCGGTCGAGGCCGGCGCGGACGCGGTGCTCGCCGCGAGCGTCTTCCACTTCGGCCACCTGCGGATCGGTGACGTCAAGGACGCCTTGCGGGCGGCCGGATACGCCGTCCGGTGA
- a CDS encoding winged helix-turn-helix transcriptional regulator, whose amino-acid sequence MASSARRGPYICGIDAAMDVVSGKWKSLILWELDSHGTRRFGELKRSLPGVSEKMLIQHLREMEEDGLIHRKVFREVPPRVEYSLTEHGKTLNEALRPLGAWGKERIERLAREGTLAT is encoded by the coding sequence ATGGCGTCGAGCGCGAGGCGTGGGCCGTACATCTGCGGGATCGACGCGGCCATGGACGTGGTGTCGGGCAAGTGGAAGTCGCTCATCCTGTGGGAGCTCGACAGTCACGGCACCCGCCGCTTCGGCGAGCTCAAACGCTCTCTTCCCGGGGTCAGCGAGAAGATGCTCATCCAGCATCTCCGGGAGATGGAGGAGGACGGACTCATCCACCGCAAGGTGTTTCGCGAGGTTCCACCCAGAGTGGAGTACTCCCTCACCGAGCACGGCAAGACCCTCAACGAGGCCCTTCGACCGCTGGGAGCCTGGGGCAAGGAGCGCATCGAGCGCCTCGCGCGCGAGGGGACCCTCGCGACCTGA